The Sesamum indicum cultivar Zhongzhi No. 13 linkage group LG1, S_indicum_v1.0, whole genome shotgun sequence genome includes a window with the following:
- the LOC105160932 gene encoding uncharacterized protein LOC105160932: MGEGKGSTLVHLLLIVLSLTAFGFAVAAERRRTIGTLHKDEATNQTYCIYNSDVATGYGVGAFLFLLSSESLLMGVTKCMCFGSPLAPGGNRAWTIIYFVSSWMTFLVAEACLIAGAKKNAYHTKYRNMIYADNFSCESLRKGIFIAGAVFVVATMILNIYYYMYFTKATTQTAQKTNRTGSTVGMTRNV; this comes from the exons atggGAGAAGGAAAAGGGTCGACCCTTGTTCATCTTCTACTAATAGTCTTGAGCTTAACTGCATTTGGATTTGCAGTTGCTGCTGAGCGACGCCGTACCATT GGCACTCTACATAAAGATGAAGCCACTAACCAAACATACTGCATTTACAACTCTGATGTTGCCACTGGATATGGAGTTGGGGCTTTCTTGTTTCTGCTCTCAAGCGAGTCACTGCTTATGGGCGTCACAAAGTGCATGTGCTTCGGAAGCCCTTTGGCTCCAGGAGGAAACCGTGCTTGGACCATAATATACTTCGTCTCTTCATG GATGACATTCCTAGTGGCTGAAGCATGTCTAATTGCTGGTGCAAAGAAGAACGCTTACCACACCAAATACCGCAACATGATCTATGCAGATAACTTTTCTTGTGAGTCATTGCGGAAAGGCATATTCATCGCTGGAGCAGTCTTTGTGGTTGCCACGATGATCCTCAACATCTACTACTACATGTACTTCACTAAAGCTACTACTCAAACAGCTCAGAAAACCAACCGCACTGGTTCAACAGTCGGTATGACTCGGAATGTATAG
- the LOC105160938 gene encoding LOB domain-containing protein 42-like — protein sequence MRMSCNGCRVLRKGCSQNCTLRPCLQWIKSPESQANATLFLAKFYGRAGLINLINAGPTHLHPEIFRSLLYEACGRIINPVHGSVGLMCSGNWPRCHAAVEAVLQGAPLVMQLPGEDDSAADPQGCDIRHLSKDSSTSLRRIRTRNRFKRSATHAKTQVDSITADLVMSESEGNFTITGWDCGEDSKNFGGDLKRPPSRDSFSVETVEPALANRNEQPALGVKPEELTSEIGLDLTLGMNPGLQAYMATVIEISDSET from the exons ATGAGAATGAGCTGCAATGGCTGCAGAGTTCTCCGCAAAGGCTGCTCCCAGAACTGCACCCTCAGACCTTGTCTTCAATGGATCAAATCCCCTGAATCCCAGGCCAACGCTACCCTCTTTCTCGCCAAATTCTACGGCCGCGCTGGACTCATCAACCTCATCAATGCCGGCCCAACTCATCTCCATCCTg AAATTTTTAGGTCGCTGCTGTATGAAGCCTGCGGAAGGATCATCAACCCGGTACACGGATCAGTCGGGCTGATGTGTTCGGGAAATTGGCCGCGGTGCCATGCGGCGGTGGAGGCCGTACTTCAAGGGGCTCCCCTCGTGATGCAACTCCCCGGTGAGGACGATTCTGCTGCGGATCCTCAGGGCTGCGACATTCGCCACCTCTCCAAGGATTCCTCCACCAGCCTCCGCCGCATCAGGACCCGAAACCGCTTCAAGCGCAGCGCCACGCATGCCAAAACCCAAGTTGACTCCATCACTGCCGATTTAGTCATGAGTGAGTCAGAGGGGAATTTTACAATCACGGGGTGGGACTGCGGCGAAGATTCCAAGAATTTCGGTGGGGACCTGAAGAGGCCCCCGAGTCGCGACTCGTTCTCGGTTGAGACGGTGGAGCCAGCCTTGGCGAACCGGAACGAACAACCGGCTCTCGGAGTCAAACCGGAGGAGCTAACCAGTGAGATTGGGTTGGATTTGACATTAGGCATGAATCCAGGGCTCCAGGCCTACATGGCTACAGTGATAGAGATTTCCGACAGCGAAACCTGA
- the LOC105162110 gene encoding homocysteine S-methyltransferase 1-like yields MRFGIKALKRNSLSACHFAHGIEAEREAICSSNQALKDFRQVWGQLLLVTGDQGVRHSTVDGVKVSSGESCEECFDIINKSSKVSAVGINCAPPNSVLSLIKRFKERTAKVIVVYPNSGETRDGTAKTWQPSKCVHDEFELLATTWRNAGAKLIGGCCRTTPSTIRSISRVLKDN; encoded by the exons ATGAGGTTTGGAATTAAGGCCCTCAAGCGTAATTCCTTGAGTGCTTGCCATTTTGCTCACGGGATAGAGGCTGAAAGAGAGGCTATCTGTAGTTCAAACCAAGCACTCAAAGATTTTCGACAAGTTTGGGGGCAGTTGCTGTTGGTGACTGGTGATCAGGGTGTGAGACATAG CACAGTTGATGGCGTAAAAGTCTCCTCAGGGGAAAGCTGTGAGGAATGCTTTGACATCATTAACAAGAGTAGCAAAGTTAGTGCAGTTGGTATAAATTGCGCACCGCCAAATTCTGTTCTAAGCCTTATAAAGAGATTCAAAGAg CGTACTGCTAAGGTAATAGTTGTCTATCCCAACAGCGGTGAGACACGGGATGGCACTGCTAAAACATGGCAG CCATCAAAATGTGTTCATGATGAGTTTGAGCTGTTGGCGACGACATGGAGAAATGCTGGAGCTAAGCTCATAGGTGGCTGCTGTCGGACTACGCCTTCTACAATTCGTTCAATTTCTAGAGTTCTCAAGGACAACTGA
- the LOC105160947 gene encoding zinc finger protein CONSTANS-LIKE 16 yields MNSMVSSDRKLATAVGGKSARACDNCVKKRARWYCTADDAFLCQSCDSSVHSANPLARRHERVRLKTASTKSSDDESRSGLQVSVPSWHQGFTRKARTPRQKKHNRLSSDELVSGISNPLHLVPEVCSEDNSHEENEEQLLYRVPIFDPSVAELRNSANSSEAANSIQNGGETTHVSGPELKPALNDFSQEMSHLQGFLPSEMDLAEFAADVESLLGKGLENESFDMEGLGLLDCDGKVKESRECSLGSGRVKVEDEEIGEVANHRIDAEFIDMGSETFELNFDYDSPITGEEEYIKAENVEPITPNNFDQDSNKVHDSKRIFLRLDYEGVLSAWDDQKSPWTTGERPDLDSAGCWPDCMGTCGTVHVYGEMGMMIGHAVAVGDGGREARVSRYREKRRTRLFSKKIRYEVRKLNAEKRPRMKGRFVKRANLVAPAFSLLNK; encoded by the exons atgaactCCATGGTTTCCTCAGACAGAAAACTGGCTACTGCTGTCGGCGGAAAATCCGCCAGAGCTTGTGATAACTGTGTGAAAAAACGGGCCCGATGGTATTGTACTGCTGATGATGCATTCTTGTGCCAATCGTGTGATTCATCGGTTCACTCGGCGAACCCTTTGGCCCGTCGGCACGAAAGGGTTCGATTGAAAACGGCATCAACCAAGTCTTCTGACGATGAATCCCGATCAGGGCTTCAAGTTTCCGTACCCTCGTGGCATCAGGGTTTCACCCGAAAAGCCCGAACCCCGAGGCAGAAAAAACATAACAGGCTTAGTTCTGATGAGCTCGTCAGCGGAATCAGTAATCCTCTCCACCTCGTTCCTGAGGTTTGCAGCGAAGACAATTCCCACGAGGAAAACGAGGAGCAGCTTCTTTATCGGGTCCCGATATTCGATCCATCTGTTGCAGAATTACGCAATTCCGCGAATTCAAGCGAAGCTGCCAACAGTATTCAGAATGGTGGAGAAACTACGCATGTTTCCGGGCCTGAACTAAAACCTGCACTCAATGATTTTAGCCAAGAAATGAGTCATTTACAAGGATTTCTTCCATCTGAAATGGATCTTGCTGAATTTGCAGCAGATGTTGAGAGCTTACTGGGCAAAGGGCTGGAAAACGAATCCTTTGATATGGAAGGACTCGGACTTTTGGATTGTGATGGAAAAGTGAAAGAATCAAGGGAGTGTTCTTTGGGAAGTGGAAGAGTAAAAGTTGAAGATGAGGAGATTGGAGAAGTGGCCAATCATCGAATTGATGCGGAATTTATTGATATGGGAAGCGAAACTTTTGAGCTGAATTTCGATTATGATTCTCCAATTACGGgtgaagaagaatatataaaagcaGAAAATGTGGAGCCGATTACGCCCAACAATTTTGATCAAGATTCCAACAAAGTGCATGATTCCAAGAGGATTTTTCTGAGGCTTGACTATGAAGGTGTCTTGTCAGCTTGGGATGACCAGAAGTCCCCCTGGACAACCGGAGAACGCCCCGATTTGGATTCGGCTGGATGCTGGCCTGATTGCATG GGCACATGCGGAACAGTGCATGTATATGGAGAGATGGGAATGATGATTGGACATGCGGTGGCAGTGGGCGATGGAGGGAGAGAAGCAAGAGTGTCGAGGTACAGGGAGAAGCGGCGGACGAGGTTGTTTTCCAAGAAAATCAGGTACGAAGTTCGGAAATTGAATGCTGAGAAAAGGCCCCGGATGAAAGGGAGGTTTGTTAAGAGAGCAAATCTAGTTGCACCTGCTTTCAGTTTGCTCAATAAATAG